One Selenomonadales bacterium genomic region harbors:
- the secE gene encoding preprotein translocase subunit SecE, translating to MKFLQKLVDKFHELTKFLREVRSEMRKVVWPTRQQTVNYTLVVVAAVILVAGLISITDAAFGAVIRRVLGI from the coding sequence ATGAAGTTCTTACAGAAGCTCGTGGACAAATTTCACGAACTCACCAAGTTCTTGCGCGAAGTCCGCAGTGAAATGCGCAAGGTCGTGTGGCCCACTCGGCAGCAGACCGTTAACTACACCCTAGTAGTAGTTGCGGCAGTGATTCTGGTGGCAGGTCTTATTTCCATTACGGACGCCGCCTTTGGCGCGGTTATCCGGCGCGTGCTCGGCATCTAA
- the rpmG gene encoding 50S ribosomal protein L33 produces the protein MRVGITLACGECKQRNYRTTKNKKTNTERLEMKKYCKFCKTHTAHRETK, from the coding sequence ATGCGAGTAGGTATTACGTTAGCCTGCGGTGAGTGCAAACAACGCAACTACCGTACTACTAAGAATAAGAAGACCAACACGGAACGCTTGGAGATGAAAAAGTACTGCAAGTTCTGTAAGACTCACACCGCTCATCGGGAAACAAAGTAG